ccttgaaacaggttagtggaacacgtcaggcaacacGTTCCATCATTACGCAaaagttaggcgaaaataagaaaatcagtagggcacgaattcttaacagATTATCACTCAAATCTCTCTGAATGATCATATTTTGCAATATGTTATCAACTTATTTGTGAACAAATCAAACCATTATCTGTGGGCTGCAGACATTTTCTTTGATACTCCAAAGTAAATGTATTAATTTCCAGCGTATAGTTATAAACTTAACTAGTCGTCTAGGAAAAACTATGTTGTATCATCTAATGAAATTGCTACTGATTTCATAAACTTCAACTGCTATTCTGTCATGAAGTGCAATTTATTCAGCACGCTGATATATTTCTTGACACAAACTTATTATGCTTATTTTCTTGTATTGTATATTTTGCAGGAATCCTTGGATGTAGGGATCTTTAATAAAGTGTGAGTCGTGATTTCATGTTTGGAATTGGGCTTTTACAGACGATTTCACCATCTTGTGATTTTGTTATTCGCCTCAAGTTTTTCTGCGATCTGAGGCATATATGCATTCGTTACAAAACTTTATACATGTGTGTATATGCTGTATGCAGGTTTAATGTTGAAGTACCAAACGGCGTGAGATATCATCAAGTAAAATCTGGCAAAACACTAGCAGATACTGTGTTAAATGCGGAATGCTGCTTGGGTGGAAAGTTGTAAGATACTAATATTAAAGAGTGTTTCATTTTCATTAACAGGTTGATTTCGATCttgctttttaaaaataaaaattactgaaATTTTGATTTCTGCAGATTGCAGTCAACCAACCATACATGTATATTAGAGAAGGAAAATCTATATGAAATGGTAAGTTTCTAACTACGAATGTGCAGATTGACTATACACATATGCGGTATGACCTGTAAGATGTTATTACAAATGAGTATTTTGTGGCAGGGAAAAGCTTGTTCACTGGAATGATGATGAACAAGGTCCTAACAATCAAGATGGAGGCGCTAATGAACAGGTTCCTATGGAACAACATGTAGACGTTAATGTGCAGAATGCTGATCAAGATGGAGACGCTGATGAACAGGTTCCTAATGAACAAGATGGGGACGTTAATGAACAACCTCCTAATGAACAAGATATAGGCGCTAATGAGCAAAATGTTTATCAAGATGAAGGTGCTAATGGACAGGTTCCTAATGATCAAGAAGGAGCTGCTAATGAGGTGCTAATGGACAGGTTCCTAATGAACAAGGAGGAGCTGCTAATGAGCAAAATGATGATCAAGATGGAGCTGCTAATGAACGGGTTCCAGACCAATGAACCGATTACTGATGAAAATACAGACATTGACAGCTCATTGATAATGCTGATCAGAATGTAGATAAGCTTACTAGAATGTAATCATTTGGCAAtgacaaattgataaaaatggacTCTGTTATAAAGAAGCCTTGTCATCAAGTTACTAGCATGTGATGTCGCCTCTCTGGTAAACAACTTAATACTATCTCATATTGGTTTCCACATCAATCTCGTGTTTAATACTTATTATTTTACAACAATCTGGGTCGGAGCGAGGCAACTTGATACTGAAACTAAACGCTACAATGTGAGTGGTGAAATCAATTTGGCTGAATGGTTAAACTAGGGTGGAACAGACAGGTAATCAATAAATAACAGAGTGATTTAACAGCTCAAAAACAAAGGATAAACTTAGAATCCAACAAGTGAAGATTACACACCATCAGGAAAGTGAACAGACATAGAATCAaatgaaatcaagagcacatgacTGTTGCTTAATTTGCATCAGTTCTTCCAAAATTAGACAGTGAATCATTGATAGAAACCAAGAGAATGTATTGAACATCAATGCCAAGAAGAAATACACTACGTCTATAATACCCAAAAACAAACAGAATTTCCAAAGAACTGAACAGATAATAAAACATTCAGATCtatcaaataacaaaataaatcaacTGGCAGCCGAACAATAGAATTACTAGAAACATAACTTTGTTCATAGATAATGTAACCAGATATTACATGCGTCTAGACCATAAGAACACTAAACAGAACCAACCAACGCAACCACAAAAGCATCATAAACTAAATGCTACAGTTACTACCTACCACCCATTTCCCCAGAGCTAAAAACCCCAAATCTAACCACCAAATCCGTACAGAGTCCTTCCCTGCCTCTTAAGAGCATAAACAACATCCATCGCAGTAACAGTCTTCCTCCTGGCATGCTCAGTGTAGGTAACTGAATCACGAATCACATTCTCCAAAAAGATCTTGAGAACTCCACGAGTCTCCTCATAGATCAGACCAGAGATACGCTTCACACCACCTCTACGAGCAAGCCTACGAATAGCTGGCTTGGTAATTCCCTGGATGTTGTCTCTCAGAACCTTTCTGTGCCTCTTTGCTCCTCCCTTTCCCAATCCCTTGCCTCCCTTTCCACGACCAGACATTTTTCAAACACGggaatttgaagaagaagaaaaagaagaatctaGGGTTTGGAATTTGAAGTCAATGAGAAACGAGGGGTTGGGAGAGGGTATTTATACAAGGGGGATTTGGAGGGGCGTGGATTTCGTGGGCGGTAAAATGTGGCGGGGGATGAATCGTAGCCGTTTAAAATTTGGGAATTTACTTGTTAATCGACGGATAGGAATATCAATCCGCGTGAAAGTGGGAAAATGAGCATCACCCGTTGATTGGAAGTGAGATCTACGGTGTAGAATGGATCATTTTCTGGTGACGCGGATTGTGCTTTTTCAGTGAGAGAAAAAGAGGGGGTTACGAGGATCTAATCTGCCTTAACAAAAATTTTTGGATAACTATTTACTCGTTACTCGGGAAAACAGATGGTCTATgaccatcattttctttttaagggaaataataataagactttttttttgtggggggggggggggggggggggtaaactTGGTTGTTACTTGTTAGTATGACTACTTAAAAAACATGTCAAAgaatttaaattctaaaattattcACTTAGTTCTTATTGATTTATTAAGACGAGATGCgtgcatttaaatatataattgaatattaAGATGATACAAATTATACATCTGAATATTAAAATGTTATATTAAGATTTGAAtagaaaaataacttttaaaaaaaaatagtacaacATTGAAGTTGTAGAATTATATCAAGTTAACTTGGTTTGATATTTTAAAGTttggttttgatattttatgGCGCGGTCATCACTATAGTTTGTTCAATTTTGATTTATATATGcttaaaggataaaaaaaatatgatttcggCTTTTCAAGAAAACGTCTCAATTTATATTATACTAACACCTTACacatgtaaaaattatttataagaaaGTGCAAGCATGCAATTTTCTTcgttaattaaataaaaaatatatatttcaatcaagatagaATAGTCGAGTGTTTCGTATTTCAGCattctttttataaatattgaatGACAACTTctggaaaaaaaaacaaaaggaatattaaatatcataatatcaaaacTATTATTGTCAAAATTTCATTaggcacaatacataaacatgtccTTTAACTTGACAAATCACATTTCTAACCTCCAACTCAGGGGTGCACAAGTAatcacttaaacttgtataaagttaaacaagtagacacatatgtcTTGTGTGACGCCCTACGAGGCCGATTCTTATCATGAATAGTGTCCTACATTTATTATGTCTCATAGGACACATGTGTcgacttgttcaactttatataagttCAAGTATCTACTTGTACACACCCAAAGTTAGAGGTTATAGTTGTGATTTGTGATCAATTTAAAGGTCATGTTTAAGTATTATGCCATTTCAATGTGATATTTGATTTCCTCCATATAATATCCACTCCTAACTTTGGGTGTCGAGAGATGATGGTCGTGGGTAGTAATTAGTGGCAATGGTGAATAAAATGATCAGTGATAATGGTTGATTAAGGGATAAACAAAGTTGTAATTACAaatattcttcaagaaactaaattctctatttcatcatattttatttgtgattgcgATTAATTATCATCActttaaaatctgatgcaaatAAATTGACACACACTATCTATCAAATTTGCTCTTCATCTCTTATTTCATAGTCAAAATTGTAAAATTTAGAGTTATAAAATCGTAAAGATACGAAGGATCCATTTTATGGGTACTTCAAGTCCTattttttgagtttcaaaaaGTCTATACTCCACAACCGTTGAATAAGGGTCATATATAGACATTAAAGTATTATTAGATTTAAATTATGACTCCACAAGACGAATCTAATCTATCTTCAGATTCTAAGATTCATTAGAATTTCTcgaaaattactttattttggacCTTATCTCACGTTTATAACACGGGATGCATATATCATTAAAGAGACATCTTAAATATCCCACCACATTCCGAGTACTCATAAATAGATTTATCTATTGTCTCTCAAAGTTTCATAAGACTTAggaatattcataaagagatcataaCATCAAATATTCTCTTTCTCAGATATGTTGTTTGACATTTTTGACGATTAAACATATCGCAAGGGGGTCCATATATATCATCCTACGTCCGAGGAAGACATTACTTAAAAATCACTGAATCATGGACAATATTTAGGAGAGATAAAAAGAGTTGTACTCATAAATGTTCatcaataaatttatatttcaattttttctattttatttgtgattgcaaACAATTCACATCAATTTAAAGTGGGGGAAATGACAGAAacaacacttcaaattaaactatttttcataagaatgaccatgaaatttaaattccacttaCTAGCCTTTTTAATTTACTGGTGTGTTCTATGTCGTTTCTacacacattctatacaatttctatacatatcttatacatataaatattccatacgaaaattatacaattttgatacacaatttatacaacaACTATACTTTTTTTTACGCATTTTATATAACAATTagtatataattttcatacactttctatatagtttatacatatacatatttgatagaattatacagtttctatacatatatcttatataaatacatattctatttaacaattctatcgtttttatataatttaatgattatgtctaaatagttaaaaaaaaaaatatttgatcagttaaaaaatttatagcaaaaaaaattgaaatatttttaaaaggaccAAATTgtccaagttgaatattgtatcagtattgtatatggactacgCAGGCTAAAAAGACTGTCAAACGGAAATAGTATATCCCACTgaccactttttgaaaagttttcaaatttaagttatttatattaaaaaatgttATAGAGTGTCATTTTTCCTTTAGAatttaatacaaataatttataaagGTGGCACCCCCAACCCACACGAGTGCTTGGAGTTTGAGAAGTCAAACCGTGGGCCATCATTTGATGGGCTAGAAAAGAGCAATCCCAACTCATCACTATGCGGTTTGTGGGCTCTAATGGGCCTGCCCACATTTTctaagaaattaattatttttatttttattttttttaaatgaatgttGACATATTTTACAAGGAAATGTTTTATGGTATTACTACTTGCTAACCAAATTTCAAATTCAGAAACAAATTAATCTCATTAATGCTTATAAAATCTGACTTCAAGTACATATTAGTTGTATTATTCTAACCTGAAGTTAGtgtcataaaaaataatctcgttgaacataaattttgtataaatcaaATAACCTCTTGTATGATATCACTCGAgcctaatataaatattaataggcAAAGTAGCAAACTAAGCAGCTAATGAGAGAGTTTGTTAGATTGCATTTTGAaatctattaagaaaaaaaagacatgGGATGACTCTTTTCAAAACGAATGACCTAACTTGGACTCTTTTATAAAATATGATCtcgatgaaaatatttttaatttctagtcATTGGTAGACATAAAGGTGGATCGCCCACCTCAAATAGCAAatataaaataccaacaataataaATATTAGTAACGAAGGCCTTTTTCTAGATTTTGCccccttttctcttttttgattttcaattgtTTATCATATCACTGTaagatttctttttttcttatttatttttagattgtatTACACACATGTGGTTCAATTTCTAACAATTGATTTGACAAGACTTCTCTCTTATTTcatacatatttatgcttttgaagatctacatttttcatttttagaactgaattttctataattttttttaggttgatttctatgtttttttttttttaaaaaaaaaaaagctttccTTCTCCATTATATCAACTTTGATTTGCTATTGTGCTATTTACTTTGAAttatcttcttctccttctttttttttggtcTCAGACTtgtttttaaatagtttattttttaaaaaaattcactattattttttttagctaaaaatattctttatctttaaaaaaaaaaaaattcaaatatataaaaactgtataattatgtatatatgtatctatataagatatatgtgtAGAACTAGGTAGGatgtatatagaaattgtattgttatataaaatacacatctatataaaatatatatagaaattgtatagaatgtatatataaaaatgaacaataattatataaaacacatatttgaaaaataattacaaCTAAAGATCGTATAAAAATGTCTATAAAAACTGTATAGTTGTTGCATAGaatgtttatatttattatataaaatatgtttttgtatatgatgtgtatagaaACGGCATATAtgtcatataaaatatgtatctaaataattattgtaactaaatattgtataaaatgtgtatataCCCTGCACAATTATTGTTATAATATGTATATAAGTCATATCATtgtttgtataaaatatgtatatatgtatttgttgtcaaatatgtatttgaaaaagaaaactcttttatacaataataatgcaaattttataattgataattttttttattttggtagaATTTTAATAAAACAGATAAATTGTTCtttgaaataaataagaaaaataaataaagtagtggccaaaaaaaagaaaaaaaagcattGGCCAATCAAAAAATAACAAagttaaggaaaagaaaaagaaaaagacatgcaTCAACGCACACGTCAACCATTGACATCAATCACGTGACTATAATATAAAAATGCGATTTCTTGAATTATTTAGATGAAATTTATTTCGGCCAACAGGCCATTAGTGTCCTTTTCCATATATTAAGCCTTTCGATTATCTTTCTGTAGAAGGAATGGGCCTAATGGACAGGAGAGGATTGACCTTTATGGATGTCATGGACCGATTTTTCTCAAATAGCCTCCTTGAGTCTTGATGTCATTCTTTCTATTaagaattatatatatacacaaatttatattacataattacaaaaaatcctCAATTATAATTACacaaatttcataa
The Capsicum annuum cultivar UCD-10X-F1 chromosome 6, UCD10Xv1.1, whole genome shotgun sequence DNA segment above includes these coding regions:
- the LOC107875549 gene encoding histone H4 — translated: MSGRGKGGKGLGKGGAKRHRKVLRDNIQGITKPAIRRLARRGGVKRISGLIYEETRGVLKIFLENVIRDSVTYTEHARRKTVTAMDVVYALKRQGRTLYGFGG